The Tumebacillus sp. BK434 genome segment TAGATCTTCATTTGATTATAAAGGGAAACGATTACAGCTTAGAAAACCAAACACACTTGTTCCTTCACATGTTGGCAGTAGTTCCAATCACCTGTTTATGCATATTTGCCTATTTCTTGGGTTGCACGAATTAATGGTTATTCAACAAATACCTTACGTTCCAAGGTTTTTATTGCTCGATCAACCGAGTCGTCCTTATTATGGAGAGGCTAAAAGGGAAATCAGAGGTAGTGAGGCATCTTGGGAGGATATAAAAAATGATGATAGAGAGAAAATAACAACTGTGTTCAGATTGCTGAATCATTTCATCGATGAAATCAACAAGCATGGTGTTAATTTTCAAATGATAGTTTTGGAGCATATTCCAGAGAATGTTTGGACCGAGGCAAAATTAGAGAATATTGTCTTGGTGGAAGAGTTTAGAAAAAATGGAAATAAATTGATTAATTTATAAACGGGTGATGAAGTTTGTTATACTTAACCGTGTCCATTATGGATGCGGTTTTTGTTTTCCGAATCACTCATTATCATAGTTCCCCAGTTGATATTAGTATTATAGAAAATGGGAGAATGACCTTGATAAACGGCGCAACTCATAGTAAATTTGTAGTAGAGTTCGCTAGGGCTTTACGCACGATACGCCATGACTAACAAGTCCCAAACGCCAAAAATCCTTGCTATAACTGACCTCTCGGCCTCACACGCGGAGAGGTACCGAAGTGGTCATAACGGGGCGGTCTTGAAAACCGTATGGGTATCTAACGACAAATTTATATAGTGATGTTTCTCAAAATATTGAGTTTCAAGGGAGGAAATTAGTCTATGAACGACTATGGATATGTTGTAAAGTACGAAAACGGTACTTACTATGCACATGATGGAAAATCTGGACTTATTGGGGCTACAATTTTTCGCACCGAGACTGCTGCGAGCCTTGTGGTCAACGATTCAGACCAGAAAAGCACAATAATCAAGGTGGAAGTTAGGATAGTAGAATAGCTCCGCCAGAATAAGATGCCGTGTCCATATTGGATGCGGTTTTTAATTTCGAGAATCGACCATGAGTTAGTCAGGTTAAATGAACAGGAAAACTAATCGATTAGTCGAAAATGTAAATGAATAACATCATTAGTTAAGGGGGATTGTCATGTCATTTTGGTTTGTCATCGGTGGTTCGATATTACTTTCTATCTGGCTTGAACGTGCAACAAAAAAGAGAAGACAAAAAGCGAAGTCAGGCAAACGCCGATCTGCACCTAGGGTCAATACAACTCCGCCTGCGCCATCAACTGAAATTCGCCCGGATGTGGTCATTCTTCAAACATCGCTGCAGGAGCTTTCAGGATTCGAGTTTGAACGGCTGCTCGCGCTTTATTTCCGAGATCAAGGGTACAAGGTTGAGGAAACCGGAGTGGGCGGGAAGGACGGCGGAGTTGATTTGGTGCTGGTGGATCGAAGAGGGGAGCGGACTGCTGTTCAGGCGAAACGGCATTCTGATCATAATAAGGTACCTGTACAAAAGGTGCGTGAATTTGTTGGAGCGAAACGAAATCACAATTGTGTACTCACTCTTCTTATCACCACATCGGATTTAACTGAGCCTGCTAAGAAAGAGGCGGAGCAGTTCCATATGGAATACTGGCACGGTGGACTTTTAGAACTGAAGTTGGCTACATGGGGAAAGTATAATCCGACGAAACAGAAGCAAAGAGCTGTGCGCAACGAGGCAGCCACTACGCGCGAAGTCATTTGTAAGTGCGGTCATTCGATGGTGATCCGCAAAAACAAGCAAGGCGTGTCATTTTACGGCTGCTCCCGTTTTCCGAATTGTCGACATACCACGTCAATCTAAAAGAAATCTCCCCCCCTTTCTCAAGTTATCAATAAAAACTTGGGTGACTACCAACCTGACATGTGACTGTTTCAATATATTGCTGTTCAGCCGTTGCTAAGTGACCAAAAGCTGAACCTGCGAAGGGGACGGTTTTTGTACTGTGATGCTTTAGCACTTCAATCCGTTCGGGTTGATCGCCGTACTGGTAGGTCGCAGCAATGAGTTGATATTCCCATCGGTTATACTATACTGGATACAAGTGAGTTACGGAAAAGACCTAGTGTGTTCTTAGTCCGAGACCGTGTGTGTAGTCTCAAAAACATTGATATATCAATGCATTTCCCAAGCAGATGGAGTACTGGTGTCTCTCCCGGTCTTCAAAACCGAGTGCGGCCTATGGTGTAGGCTGGGTGGGTACGATTTCCACGCACTCCGGCCAAATCAACATCTTCTACATACAGTCTCGCGTTTTGGCATAGCCCACAGTCTGGGCGTTCGAACATGCTAATAGGTAGACTTTTTGATATGGCAAAGGCGTCGTTTGACGCACGTTTGAGAGATCGTAAGGATTGGGTAGGCAGCGACTTTGACAAGGCATCGGAAATCTTTATCGCGGATTGAAAACGTGCGGGCTGCACCGAGCGGACTGAGGTTGGACAAATTCTATAGATTCTTTTATTCTGAACATGCATTTGGAGCAGGAAGACGGAGGGTGGCGGCCCTATAATGTCCTCCTGCTTTCTGTTGTTTGTTTGCATCTAGCATACGACAAGCTAGCGAAAATTTCTCCAGCAATGATAATGAGAAAGCCTCTCAATTTCTCTATCGTGAAAACAGAGCGACTACATAATATAGTGAGTAGTGAGGTGTAAAGATGTTAAGTTCTTTACGGTATAAGCAGTTTGGACATCCTCTTGAAGTCTTGGAATTAGAGCAACGAGTGGATGTGCCACTTCATCCCGACGAAATAAGGGTTCGAATGCTGCTTAGTCCAATCAATCCTTCTGACCTAATTCCGATTCGAGGTGCCTATAAACATCGAATCCAATTGCCAGCGATACCAGGATACGAAGGGGTTGGGGTTGTTGAGGGAATCGGTTCATCCGTCCCCACCACCCTCCTAGGCAAACGGGTTCTGCCTTTACGAGGTGAGGGAACTTGGCAACAGTACGTGAAAACGAAAGCCAATTATGCGATCCGCGTTCCCGATGAAATCGATGACGAAACAGCAAGCCAAATGTACATTAACCCTGTAACGGCATGGCTTATTTGTACAGAAGAATTACGGCTGAAATCTGATGACGTGCTGATTGTAAATGCTTGCGGGTCTGCGATTGGACGTATTTTTGCACAGTTTTCAAAGGTGTTTGGATACAAGTTGATTGCAGCAGTTAGAAATGATATCCATACCCAGGAACTGCAATCGCTAGGTGCTTGGGCTGTGATTAATACGTCTAAAGAATCACTTGTCAATAGGGTCAAAGAATTGACAGATGGGGTGGGGGCAACGGCAGGTATTGATAGCATTGGTGGGCAAGATGGGAACGAACTAATTGAGTGTATACGTGTAAACGGAACAGTATTAAGCATTGGTCTCTTGTCTGGCATCCAGATCGATTGGGCCAAAAAATCCAACATCACCGTGAAACCGTATTGGCTTAGACGATGGATCGAAGGAGCTTCCGATCTTCAGTGGCATAAAACATTTGATGACATATCTAACTTGCTCAAGGAGAAAAAACTGATAATCCAGACCGCAAGAGAACGCTTCGGTTTATCAGAGTATAAAAAAGCGATCCAATCTGCTGAATACCATGGTCTGAAGGGGAAAGTGCTCTTTGCACCTTCCTTATTCAAGTGACGGGGAATTTCCGAGGACCCCATATTTGTATTACGCTAGAGGCTCGTAATTTCTTGATTGAGGAACTAAACAAGCGATTTGCAGAACATGGGGTAATGGAGCTGGGATAAATAAGTCATCGATTAATGATTGGAGATGTGCACAGCTTCCGGCGATACAGTGGTCGCGGATTGAACAGGGGATCGTTCGATTCGTGCCTCCAATTCCCGCCTGTGATAAACCCTTGGAAGATTATTTATTAACAGCAGCCAGCCACGGGTGATTCGGGGCTGGTTGTTATTTTTGTTTGGACTACGGTGTTAACAATTGTACTAGCGGTGATTGGAATATATTTGTTTGATACGATCGATAATCTGCAGCAACTCCCCTTGTAAGGCATCGAAGTAGAAACGTCGTTGACAGACGTCGGTGGCGTTTTTAAGTTGATTGAAGCAAGCTGAGCGGGCTGCTCATCGGACAATTTGTGATTACCACAATCCGCGTTTGCATACTTAGAGAGTATATGAACTTACGAGTAGGGAAGATCTGTACGGTGTCCACCTTGTTACTTGAAAATTTATATTATTTATGATATTTGTAAAATATTACAAGGAGGTGTGTATGACTATCCAATGGCACCAAGATGGGATGTCTTTCGATACGCTTCGCGAATCGCATGAATGGGCATATCAAGTCATATATAATGAAATTGGAAATCTTTACAACGGGTATATCACTTCCGATGAAAAAATCGCTTATACATTGGTGTTTGAACTGGTACGTTCAAACACCCCAATACCCAGATTTGAAGTCCATACTCAGATTGAGTTTGACACGCCTGAATCTGCTGTTTATAGGATTTGGGTGACCCCTACTAATGAGTGTATCTAAAATGGCAATTAACCAAATTGTAAAGATTCACGAAGGATGCTATCTGGATGTTGGTAGAACCCGCCCGGCACAAATC includes the following:
- a CDS encoding zinc-dependent alcohol dehydrogenase family protein, which encodes MLSSLRYKQFGHPLEVLELEQRVDVPLHPDEIRVRMLLSPINPSDLIPIRGAYKHRIQLPAIPGYEGVGVVEGIGSSVPTTLLGKRVLPLRGEGTWQQYVKTKANYAIRVPDEIDDETASQMYINPVTAWLICTEELRLKSDDVLIVNACGSAIGRIFAQFSKVFGYKLIAAVRNDIHTQELQSLGAWAVINTSKESLVNRVKELTDGVGATAGIDSIGGQDGNELIECIRVNGTVLSIGLLSGIQIDWAKKSNITVKPYWLRRWIEGASDLQWHKTFDDISNLLKEKKLIIQTARERFGLSEYKKAIQSAEYHGLKGKVLFAPSLFK
- a CDS encoding restriction endonuclease — translated: MSFWFVIGGSILLSIWLERATKKRRQKAKSGKRRSAPRVNTTPPAPSTEIRPDVVILQTSLQELSGFEFERLLALYFRDQGYKVEETGVGGKDGGVDLVLVDRRGERTAVQAKRHSDHNKVPVQKVREFVGAKRNHNCVLTLLITTSDLTEPAKKEAEQFHMEYWHGGLLELKLATWGKYNPTKQKQRAVRNEAATTREVICKCGHSMVIRKNKQGVSFYGCSRFPNCRHTTSI